Part of the Bacteroidota bacterium genome, ATGGCCAAACCTTGGCGTAATTACCGAAAACGGAACTACACAAGAATTTGTACTGGCACACAATGTATCAACCACAGGATTGGCCGGTGGATTTATGTTCTCCAAAAATGGTGGTATCGGAAACGGTTCTTTCGCAGGTTCAGTAGTATTGGATGATACCTACAATGCAACTGTTTCTCCAGGCCCAATATGGGGACGCTCGGCAACCTTAAAAAACAAAATATTTTTGATAGGCACGTTCTCCGATTCAAATGCTACACAGCCAAAAACTTTTGTAAAATCAGGGGTTAGAGGACCAACGGTTTATTCTATATATGATGCAACTAGCAAAACATGGACAGTAAAAAATGAAACACTTCCCGGTTATGATTCGGTTCGCTATACTAGGGGAAATGGTGATGAATATGCAGTTGATGCAAACGACAATATCATTTCGTATGTTATTGGCGGCATAGCGGATGACCTTGCTTTGTGGAAATCGTCGGACGAAGGGCAGAATTGGACCAAAGTAATTATTGATTCTTTCAATAGAGCATTGCCTGTTCCCAATGGTTCTGATGTAATTTGTAATAATGGTTCAGTACATGTGATAGTTGACAAAAATGATATCACTCATGTATTCTATCCAATATTAGCGTTAAGCTACGATTCAATTACACTTACCGATACCGTACGTTATTACAAAACAAGTCCAACTATTAATGGAATCGTGCACTGGATGGATAAAATAGACCCTAATACGAATACTTATTATCCTGCAAGCATTATTGGTCAAGCTGTAGATATTGATGCCGACCAAGCACTCACTTTCCAAGCCAATGCAAGGAATCTGAATTATGGTGGTTATGGCCAGTCGCTCAATTTCTCTTCCACCAATGTAGTTAGTGCTGTAGTATCGCAGCCGTCAGCTTCTATTGATGATAGCGGTATTATATATGTTACCTATGTATCGTTGGTAGAACTTGATGAGAATACTGGCGACGAAGAAAACTTCCGTGATATATATTGTGTATATTCTCGCGACGGTGGTTTAACTTGGTCAACTCCGCTTAACATTACTAACACGATAGGTATTGAAGAATGCTATCCTGCACAAACCCGTTTGGCCGACAATAGTCTTCATATTACTTATCAAGAAAAAACTGACCCAGGTTCATT contains:
- a CDS encoding T9SS type A sorting domain-containing protein, producing the protein MKKLFTLFAIIPMIAWGQTQILPAHKFIKMTPTTDAVFPNPAPKSTTSNKTSSANSAAGSTTIGHTEYDLQSNAAVARRIIQLPGNKISIVWTTASDASPWPSRGSGYNHYNGTTWLQTDLNLTKNRIESQRVGWPNLGVITENGTTQEFVLAHNVSTTGLAGGFMFSKNGGIGNGSFAGSVVLDDTYNATVSPGPIWGRSATLKNKIFLIGTFSDSNATQPKTFVKSGVRGPTVYSIYDATSKTWTVKNETLPGYDSVRYTRGNGDEYAVDANDNIISYVIGGIADDLALWKSSDEGQNWTKVIIDSFNRALPVPNGSDVICNNGSVHVIVDKNDITHVFYPILALSYDSITLTDTVRYYKTSPTINGIVHWMDKIDPNTNTYYPASIIGQAVDIDADQALTFQANARNLNYGGYGQSLNFSSTNVVSAVVSQPSASIDDSGIIYVTYVSLVELDENTGDEENFRDIYCVYSRDGGLTWSTPLNITNTIGIEECYPAQTRLADNSLHITYQEKTDPGSFVTSGTNNPSQTCDIKYWELPTASIKKGNVGIAKVENNLFSIGQNQPNPFKEITFINLDMKQAGKVNFAVTNLIGQQVYTNTYNYSAGKQTIEFNGSSLAPGIYIYTLASNGQSTSRRMIVK